GTCCCTGCTCGTTCAGATGTTCGAGCATGTCGTGGCCGCCGAGGACATCGCGCTCCCGGCAGCCGCGGACCTGCATCTGGTGCTGCCCGTCGCGGGGCGAGCGGTGATGGAGACGCGAAACGGCGGGCGGAGCACCCGGCACACCTGGGTGCCCGGACGGCTCGACCTCAGGCTGCCGGATCAGTCCATCCTGCGGAGCTATCGCTGCGACGGGCCGATGCGGAGCGTGCAAGTCCATATCCCGCGTGGCACCTTCGACGCGGCTGCGGAGCGGGCCGGCGGCCGCACGGTGGACTTCGAGGCCATGGCCGCATCACTGGCCGCGGGAGACCCGCTGGTCGAGGAGGCGGTTCGAGCGCTGGGCCTCCCCTGCGGGGCCGATGACCTCTACGCCGAGTCCGCCGCCTCCTTCCTGAGCATGCACCTGCTCACCCGCCACGCACGGTCGTCGCCTCCCCGGGCGCCGGCGCGGGAGGACAAACGCGTCCGCGCCGCGATGGCGATGATGCGTGATCGCGTCACCGATCCGCTCACCCTGGCCGACATCGCGGGCGAGGTGCACCTCAGCGTCTACCACCTCGTCAGGGTCTTCAAGGACGCGACCGGAGTGACGCCCCACCGGTTCCTCACCCGGCTGCGGATCGAGGAGGCGAAGCGGCTGCTGCGCGACACCGATCTCCCGATCGCCCAGATCGCGCTGCGGTGCGGCTTCGGCACTCCCGGTTCGCTGTCGAACGCCTTCCTGCGGCATGCCGGAGCCCGTCCCTCGGTGTACCGCAATTCCTGACCGCAGGGCCGCAATCCCGAGCATGGGCACGGTGGCGCCCCGTTCCTAGGGTCGTGTTCGGCATCGGCGTTTCTTCCGCCACGGGCACCCCCGCCCGAAGCCGAGCCCTGCCCCATGCGCGCCCGAGGAGTCCCGGAATGCAGTCGTACGACGTCGTCGCGGTATCGGCGGCACCCCCGGCGGCGGTGTGGACGTTGCTGCTCGACCCGCAGAGCTGGCCCGAGTGGTCGCGCATCGACGCGCTGGAACCAGGTCGCTCACAGGGCCTGGCAGCCGGTCGCCGAGACGGCGTCGGGGCCACCCGCGCCTTCCGTACCGGGAAGGTCGTCAGCAAGGAGCGGATCACCGCCCTCGATCCGCTGCGCCGGTTCGGGTACGAAGGCGTCGAGAACCCGCGGATGTCCGATTACCGGGCCGCCGTCGAACTGCGGGAGACACCCGGTGGTGGAACGCGCATCCGCTGGCACGGCACATACCTGGCCCGCCGGGGATCACGCCTGTTCCTCCCGTGGTACCTCCGCCGCTTCATGCGGTCCATGGCGAACGGGCTGGCCGAGTACGCGGCCACTCCGGACGTTCTCCGGGGGCCGCTGGAGCGACCGCGGTGAGGATGTCCTCCCGCCTGCTTCTGTCCGCGAAACCGTCCCAGCACGCCTGCCGGTACGCCGAGCCGCCACGGCGTACGAGCAGTGCCACCTCTCTGATCAGGAACATCGAATGACCGATACCCCCCGCACCGTCCTGGCCCAAGCGTCCGTCAAGAGGCTGTCGCACCCCGGCTGGCCCGAGATCGTCGCCGGACTGGCCTCCTATGCGGTCCTCTACGCGGCCGTGATCGTGTACCTGAACCATGCGGTCCTGCCGCCCACCACGGCGGGCGTCGACGAGTTCGTGCTCTCCGCGCTGATAGGGCTCGGCGCCTTCGTGGTCGCGGCCCTGCTGCGGATCCGCCGGCTCGCGCCGTTCGG
The nucleotide sequence above comes from Streptomyces sp. TS71-3. Encoded proteins:
- a CDS encoding AraC family transcriptional regulator; the protein is MVFDSARLDLQPYGGFDMERYVRRTYCSWEDAGWLSLLVQMFEHVVAAEDIALPAAADLHLVLPVAGRAVMETRNGGRSTRHTWVPGRLDLRLPDQSILRSYRCDGPMRSVQVHIPRGTFDAAAERAGGRTVDFEAMAASLAAGDPLVEEAVRALGLPCGADDLYAESAASFLSMHLLTRHARSSPPRAPAREDKRVRAAMAMMRDRVTDPLTLADIAGEVHLSVYHLVRVFKDATGVTPHRFLTRLRIEEAKRLLRDTDLPIAQIALRCGFGTPGSLSNAFLRHAGARPSVYRNS
- a CDS encoding SRPBCC family protein → MQSYDVVAVSAAPPAAVWTLLLDPQSWPEWSRIDALEPGRSQGLAAGRRDGVGATRAFRTGKVVSKERITALDPLRRFGYEGVENPRMSDYRAAVELRETPGGGTRIRWHGTYLARRGSRLFLPWYLRRFMRSMANGLAEYAATPDVLRGPLERPR